A genome region from Arachis duranensis cultivar V14167 chromosome 8, aradu.V14167.gnm2.J7QH, whole genome shotgun sequence includes the following:
- the LOC107460173 gene encoding uncharacterized protein LOC107460173, with product MKGNNKRPIYAVTTWVRRQPPKMKAFLALLSAIAALVFLRMVVNDHDNLFVAAEAVHALGISLLIYKLTKDKTCAGLSLKSQELTALFLAVRLYCSFVMEYDIHTILDLATLVTTLWVIYMIRFKLKSTYMDDKDNLAIYLVVAPCAVVSFFIHPTTRNSIVNRILWAFCVYLEAVSVLPQLRVMQNTKIVEPITAHYVFALGVARFLSCAHWVLQVIDTRGRLLVVLGYGLWPSMVLISEIVQTFILADFCYYYVKSIIGGQLVVRLPSGVV from the exons ATGAAGGGAAACAACAAGAGGCCTATATACGCCGTGACAACATGGGTTCGGCGCCAGCCCCCAAAAATGAAGGCCTTTCTCGCCCTTCTTTCCGCCATTGCCGCCCTTGTCTTCCTCAGGATGGTAGTCAACGACCACGACAACCTCTTCGTCGCCGCCGAGGCTGTTCATGCTTTGGGAATCTCCCTCCTCATCTACAAGCTCACCAAGGATAAAACTTGTGCTG GGCTGTCACTGAAGTCGCAGGAACTGACGGCTTTGTTTCTAGCTGTTAGACTGTACTGCAGTTTTGTGATGGAATATGATATACACACAATTCTGGATCTGGCAACACTGGTAACCACCCTTTGGGTTATCTATATGATCCGCTTCAAACTCAAATCCACTTATATGGATGATAAGGATAATCTCGCTATATACTTGGTC GTGGCACCTTGTGCTGTAGTGTCCTTCTTTATCCATCCAACGACCCGGAATTCTATCGTTAACAGGATTCTCTGGGCCTTCTGTGTTTATCTTGAAGCCGTCTCTGTTCTACCACAGCTTCGGGTTATGCAGAATACTAAG ATTGTTGAACCAATCACAGCACATTATGTTTTTGCACTTGGAGTAGCAAGGTTCTTGAGTTGTGCACATTGGGTCCTCCAG GTAATCGATACACGCGGACGCCTACTAGTTGTTTTGGGTTATGGATTGTGGCCTTCAATGGTGCTTATATCTGAAATTGTCCAAACTTTCATCCTAGCAGACTTTTGCTACTACTATGTCAAGAG CATTATTGGGGGACAACTTGTAGTTCGGCTTCCATCAGGAGTAgtttaa
- the LOC110274548 gene encoding uncharacterized protein LOC110274548, with the protein MVSEQFVPIDPERRTDHVSVHSLNQMLTRGRGRSYASDNRGTRGTSNPTDANNWIQAIERALQAQQVPEEQWVEFGTYQLHSEAQYWWQGTRRILQPYGAAIPWEVFRTEFYKKYFPNSVKNAKELELMQLKQGQMTVTEYTNRVVEEYVKKVAVEKGSLRVPFQRPSGRNFAPRGRNFKRGGFVLQQNQGQGNYKMLNTNVNQGRRFGMQPQQDLNCHRCEKYHPRVPCKSGLGVCYFCGQPGHLANNCPEKKKYEIGRAQQLERVYITSAAGTEGSETLIRGASHSFIAFEKANELRLRMVVLGYDLKVHNATHEAMVTRLGCPQVPFRIQQRKFVHDLIYLPMIGLDLILGLDWLSKNHDLLDCSEKSGIMLLTAGVSGDDKSLEQIPVVCEFPDDINEFSPNREVEFVIELVPGAGPIPITPYRMSPLEMVELKAQLEDLLSKYFIRPSVSPWGALVLLIKKKDGSMHLCVDYRQLNKITISVRDEDILKTAFKICYGHYEYTVMSFGLTNAPVVFINYMNRIFRPYLDKKLYAKLSKCEFWKSEVKFLGHVVSKQGIAVDPAKLTLPLNKLTRKDTPFVWTSECEESFQILKQRLTTAPVLVLPKLSEPFEVYCNASLKGLGCVLMQHQNVVAYASWQLRLHEMNYLTHDLELATIVFALKIWRHYLYGVKFHVFSDHKRKANVVADALSRKSLYAAWMMLREEKLLKEFQGLNLGIREEYRILCLSQLQISSDFKSELLKAHQDGEALHKVLRSLSACIWDSVEFEYRVSPSDRWSIRDNYSNIGRYIKGLCLGPAGELGPIKKISS; encoded by the exons atggtatcagagcagtttgtTCCTATAGATCCTGAAAGACGGACTGATCATgtttctgtgcattctct GAACCAGATGTTGACTCGCGGACGCGGTCGCAG CTATGCAAGCGACAACCGAGGCACTAG GGGAACCTCAAATCCCACTGATGCAAATAATTGGATTCAGGCTATAGAACGGGCGTTGCAAGCTCAACAGGTTCCTGAAGAGCAATGGGTTGAATTTGGAACTTATCAGCTGCATAGTGAGGCTCAGTATTGGTGGCAGGGAACACGACGTATCCTGCAGCCTTATGGTGCTGCGATTCCTTGGGAGGTTTTCCGAACAGAGTTTTATAAGAAATACTTTCCTAATTCAGTCAAAAATGCCAAGGAACTTGAATTGATGCAATTAAAGCAGGGCCAAATGACTGTTACTGAGTATACTAACAG GGTGGTTGAGGAATATGTGAAAAAGGTGGCAGTAGAGAAAGGAAGTCTAAGGGTACCTTTCCAGAGGCCTTCAGGGAGGAACTTTGCTCCGAGAGGTAGAAATTTCAAGCGTGGAGGTTTTGTTCTGCAGCAGAATCAAGGTCAGGGTAATTACAAAATGTTGAATACTAATGTTAATCAAGGGAGAAGGTTTGGAATGCAGCCACAGCAGGATTTAAACTGTCATAGGTGTGAAAAGTATCATCCTAGAGTTCCGTGCAAATCAGGACTTGGGGTATGTTATTTTTGTGGACAGCCCGGGCATTTGGCCAATAATTGTCCGGAGAAGAAAAAGTATGAGATTGGTAGGGCACAACAGCTAGAGAGAGTATATATTACTTCTGCAGCAGGTactgagggatctgagacacttaTTAGAG gAGCATCTCATTCCTTTATTGCATTTGAAAAGGCTAATGAATTAAGATTGAGGATGGTGGTTTTAGGTTATGATTTGAAAGTGCATAATGCTACTCATGAGGCTATGGTGACTAGGTTAGGATGTCCACAAGTTCCATTTCGAATACAGCAACGTAAATTTGTgcatgatttaatttatttgccgATGATTGGTCTTGATCTCATTTTGGGATTGGATTGGTTATCTAAGAATCATGATTTGCTTGACTGTTCTGAAAAGTCA GGTATTATGTTATTAACTGCGGGAGTATCAGGTGATGATAAGAGTTTAGAGCAGATTCCGGTTGTATGTGAATTTCCAGATGATATTAATGAATTCTCACCTAACCGGGAGGTTGAATTCGTAATTGAGTTGGTGCCTGGAGCTGGTCCAATTCCGATTACTCCGTACAGGATGTCACCTTTAGAAATGGTTGAACTGAAGGCTCAGCTGGAAGATCTGTTGAGTAAGTACTTTATTCGACCAAGTGTTTCTCCGTGGGGAGCGCTAGTgttattgataaagaaaaaggacGGAAGTATGCACTTGTGTGTTGATTATCGGCAATTGAATAAGATTACT ATAAGTGTTAGAGATGAAGATATTCTGAAAACTGCTTTCAAGATATGTTATGGTCATTATGAGTATACGGTGATGTCTTTTGGATTGACTAATGCTCCAGTAGTATTCATCAATTATATGAACAGGATTTTCCGGCCGTACCTGGACAA GAAGTTATACGCTAAGTTATCTAAATGCGAGttctggaagagtgaggtgaaatTTCTTGGTCACGTAGTGAGCAAGCAAGGAATAGCTGTGGATCCTGCTAAG CTCACCTTACCTTTAAATAAGCTGACTAGGAAGGATACGCCTTTTGTCTGGACTTCAGAGTGTGAAGAGAGTTTTCAAATATTGAAGCAAAGGTTGACTACTGCACCCGTGTTGGTATTGCCTAAGCTAAGTGAACCGTTTGAAGTGTACTGTAATGCATCATTAAAGGGTTTGGGGTGCGTTCTGATGCAGCACCAGAATGTTGTAGCATACGCCTCATGGCAATTAAGGCTGCATGAGATGAACTATCTGACTCACGATTTAGAACTTGCTACTATTGTGTTTGCTCTGAAAATCtggaggcattatctctatggTGTCAAGTTCCACGTCTTCTCAGACCATAAGA GAAAAGCGAACGTTGTAGCGGATGCCCTGAGTCGAAAGTCTTTGTAtgcagcttggatgatgctacgAGAAGAAAAGTTATTAAAGGAATTTCAAGGTTTAAACCTGGGAATTAGAGAAGAATATAGAATTCTGTGTTTGAGTCAGTTGCAGATTTCAAGTGATTTTAAATCAGAACTACTGAAGGCTCATCAAGATGGTGAAGCGTTACATAAG GTTCTGAGGAGCCTTTCAGCGTGCATTTGGGACTCAGTTGAGTTTGAGTATCGCGTATCACCCTCAGACAGATGGTCAATCAGAGATAACTATTCAAACATTGGAAGATATATTAAGGGCTTGTGTCTTGGACCAGCCGGCGAGCTAGGaccg ATAAAGAAGATTAGTAGCTGA
- the LOC107460184 gene encoding uncharacterized protein LOC107460184 — protein MPSEESKQVKKEDANHSNNKSSSSSKKATTSKLQNVKKEDSDNDSSFKPLKPKPSAAVSRSKPKKEEYSDDDDDVPIAKRASNNSKEVVKKRKKVKEEETKKTKKKGEDAAASSASQQQQEKKKRAKKVYDLPGQKRDPPEEKDPLRIFYESLYEQVPTSEMSQVWLMESGLLPKEVAMKIFEKKQKKALQPKLTSPVKAVASAKGSTRSVTVKKKSPTSPVPSAKKKTPNSTRKQSKKRKAEDASSEDDSDDDYILSSKAKKLKTN, from the exons ATGCCGTCTGAAGAATCGAAGCAGGTAAAGAAAGAGGACGCCAACCACAGCAACAATAAGAGTTCTTCGTCTTCCAAAAAAGCCACAACCTCCAAGCTTCAAAATGTGAAGAAAGAAGATTCTGACAATGATTCTTCTTTCAAACCCCTCAAGCCCAAGCCTTCCGCTGCTGTGTCTCGCTCCAAACCCAAGAAGGAAGAGTACTccgacgacgacgacgacgtGCCCATTGCCAAAAGAGCTTCCAACAATTCCAAG GAAGTagtgaagaaaaggaagaaggtCAAGGAGGAAGAAACTAAGAAGACAAAGAAGAAAGGGGAAGatgctgctgcttcttctgcTTCACAGCAGCAacaggagaagaagaagagagcgaAAAAGGTGTATGATTTACCTGGCCAGAAACGAGATCCACCTGAGGAG AAAGATCCTCTCAGGATTTTCTATGAGAGTTTATATGAGCAAGTTCCGACAAGCGAAATGTCACAAGTCTG GTTGATGGAGTCAGGCTTACTTCCTAAAGAGGTGGCaatgaaaatatttgaaaagaagcaaaagaaagCTCTGCAGCCGAAGCTCACTTCTCCGGTTAAAGCTGTAGCATCAGCAAAGGGAAGCACACGATCCGTCACGGTCAAGAAGAAAAGCCCAACCTCCCCTGTACCTTCTGCTAAGAAGAAGACCCCAAACTCCACAAGGAAGCAGTCCAAGAAGCGGAAAGCGGAGGATGCAAGCTCTGAGGATGACTCTGACGATGACTATATTTTGTCTTCTAAGGCtaagaaattgaaaacaaattaa
- the LOC107460148 gene encoding tubulin beta chain — translation MREILHVQGGQCGNQIGSKFWEVICDEHGIDPTGKYNGQASSDIQLERINVYYNEASGGRYVPRAVLMDLEPGTMDSIRSGPYGKIFRPDNFVFGQSGAGNNWAKGHYTEGAELIDAVLDVVRKEAENCDCLQGFQVCHSLGGGTGSGMGTLLISKIREEYPDRMMLTFSVFPSPKVSDTVVEPYNATLSIHQLVENADECMVLDNEALYDICFRTLKLSTPSFGDLNHLISATMSGVTCCLRFPGQLNSDLRKLAVNLIPFPRLHFFMVGFAPLTSRGSQQYVSLTVPELTQQMWDAKNMMCAADPRHGRYLTASAMFRGKMSTKEVDEQMINVQNKNSSYFVEWIPNNVKSSVCDIPPKNLKMSSTFIGNSTSIQEMFRRVSEQFTAMFRRKAFLHWYTGEGMDEMEFTEAESNMNDLVAEYQQYQDATAEDEEEELYEDDGEEAYNE, via the exons ATGAGAGAGATCTTGCACGTGCAGGGAGGTCAATGCGGGAACCAAATCGGCTCCAAGTTCTGGGAGGTGATCTGCGACGAGCACGGCATCGATCCTACTGGAAAGTACAACGGCCAAGCCTCCTCTGATATCCAGCTCGAGAGGATCAATGTCTACTACAATGAAGCTTCTGGTGGAAGGTACGTTCCCAGGGCTGTGCTCATGGATCTTGAGCCTGGTACCATGGACAGCATCAGATCTGGTCCATACGGTAAGATCTTTCGACCTGATAACTTCGTCTTTGGCCAGTCCGGTGCCGGAAACAACTGGGCGAAAGGTCACTACACCGAAGGTGCTGAGTTGATTGACGCCGTTCTCGACGTCGTTCGCAAAGAGGCCGAGAACTGCGACTGCTTGCAAG GTTTTCAAGTTTGCCACTCGCTAGGAGGAGGCACTGGTTCTGGAATGGGAACACTTTTGATCTCGAAGATTAGGGAGGAATACCCAGATAGAATGATGCTCACATTCTCTGTTTTTCCATCTCCAAAGGTCTCAGACACTGTTGTGGAGCCATACAATGCAACTTTATCGATACACCAGTTGGTGGAAAATGCAGACGAATGCATGGTTCTTGATAATGAAGCACTTTATGACATTTGCTTCAGGACCTTGAAGCTCAGTACGCCAAGCT TTGGTGATCTGAACCATCTGATTTCTGCAACTATGAGTGGGGTAACGTGCTGCTTAAGGTTCCCTGGTCAACTGAATTCTGACCTCAGAAAGCTGGCAGTCAATCTGATCCCATTCCCACGTCTTCACTTCTTCATGGTGGGGTTTGCGCCTCTCACATCTCGTGGGTCGCAGCAGTATGTCTCCCTCACTGTTCCAGAACTGACTCAGCAGATGTGGGACGCCAAAAATATGATGTGTGCTGCTGATCCTCGACATGGCCGTTACCTGACGGCTTCAGCAATGTTCAGGGGAAAGATGAGCACGAAAGAGGTGGATGAGCAAATGATCAATGTGCAGAACAAGAACTCGTCGTACTTCGTGGAATGGATTCCCAACAATGTGAAGTCCAGTGTGTGTGATATTCCACCCAAGAATCTGAAGATGTCTTCCACCTTTATTGGAAACTCGACATCAATTCAAGAGATGTTCAGGAGGGTCAGTGAGCAGTTCACGGCAATGTTCAGGCGCAAGGCTTTCTTGCACTGGTACACTGGGGAAGGAATGGACGAGATGGAGTTCACCGAAGCAGAGAGTAACATGAATGATCTAGTTGCGGAGTACCAGCAATACCAGGATGCAACAGCCgaggatgaggaggaggagcTCTATGAAGATGATGGTGAAGAGGCTTATAACGAGTAG